The Lysobacter enzymogenes genome window below encodes:
- a CDS encoding carbon-nitrogen hydrolase family protein — MKVAVAKYRIGAPRDFAEFADKQAQWLSAARNGGAQLAVLPEYLSLELGATFGAATQGDLHASLVATQQYHGAWLDLFGLLARELRLHIVAGSFLYDPGHGRYRNRSYAFAPDGGRVWQDKLQLTGFEKQAGVIEPGDALRTFELAGQRAGIAVCYDIEFPLPVRAQCEAGAKLLIAPSCTDTDAGATRVRVGCLARALENRAFVAQAVTAGEALWSPALDTNTGEAAVYAPMDHGLPADGVLAHTRGSQPWAFADLDFAALEASRERAQVANDRDWVGQCKPALVRAQMAQWGEQK, encoded by the coding sequence ATGAAAGTGGCCGTAGCGAAATACCGCATCGGCGCGCCGCGCGACTTCGCCGAGTTCGCCGACAAGCAGGCGCAGTGGCTCAGCGCCGCGCGCAACGGCGGCGCGCAACTGGCGGTGCTGCCCGAATACCTGTCGCTGGAACTCGGCGCGACCTTCGGCGCGGCGACCCAGGGCGACCTGCACGCCTCGCTGGTGGCGACCCAGCAGTACCACGGCGCGTGGCTGGACCTGTTCGGCCTGCTCGCGCGCGAGCTGCGCCTGCACATCGTCGCCGGCAGTTTTCTCTACGACCCCGGCCACGGCCGCTACCGCAACCGCAGCTACGCGTTCGCGCCCGACGGCGGCCGCGTGTGGCAGGACAAGCTGCAACTGACCGGTTTCGAGAAGCAGGCCGGGGTGATCGAGCCCGGCGACGCGCTGCGCACCTTCGAACTGGCCGGCCAGCGTGCCGGCATCGCGGTCTGCTACGACATCGAGTTCCCGCTGCCGGTGCGCGCGCAATGCGAGGCCGGGGCCAAGCTGCTGATCGCGCCGAGCTGCACCGACACCGACGCCGGCGCGACCCGCGTGCGCGTGGGCTGCCTGGCGCGCGCGCTGGAGAACCGCGCCTTCGTCGCCCAGGCGGTGACCGCGGGCGAAGCGCTGTGGAGCCCGGCGCTGGACACCAACACCGGCGAGGCGGCGGTGTACGCGCCGATGGACCACGGCCTGCCGGCCGACGGCGTGCTTGCGCACACTCGGGGATCGCAGCCGTGGGCGTTCGCCGATCTGGATTTCGCCGCGTTGGAAGCCAGCCGCGAACGCGCGCAGGTGGCCAACGATCGCGATTGGGTCGGGCAGTGCAAGCCGGCGTTGGTGCGGGCGCAGATGGCGCAGTGGGGCGAGCAGAAATAG
- a CDS encoding phosphatase PAP2 family protein, whose protein sequence is MNRLPLRKRLIAGESGWCLRANRLGERSGSRAYFAAVSRLGDGVFWYALMAVLVLADGYDGLRASAHLAATGVIALALYKLLKRWTRRPRPFASDQRIHAWVAPLDEFSFPSGHTLHAVAFSLVAMAHYPALGWILVPFTASVAASRVVLGLHYPSDVLAATVIGSTLAGISLWLVPGVSLFG, encoded by the coding sequence ATGAACCGGTTGCCCTTGCGCAAGCGTCTGATCGCCGGCGAATCGGGTTGGTGCCTGCGCGCCAACCGGCTCGGCGAACGCAGCGGTTCGCGCGCGTACTTCGCCGCGGTCAGCCGGCTCGGCGACGGCGTGTTCTGGTACGCGCTGATGGCGGTGCTGGTACTCGCCGACGGTTACGACGGCCTGCGCGCCTCCGCGCATCTGGCCGCCACCGGCGTGATCGCGCTGGCGCTGTACAAGCTGCTCAAGCGCTGGACCCGGCGTCCGCGTCCGTTCGCGTCGGACCAGCGCATCCATGCCTGGGTCGCGCCGCTGGACGAATTCAGCTTCCCCTCGGGGCATACCCTGCACGCGGTCGCCTTCAGCCTGGTGGCGATGGCGCATTACCCCGCGCTGGGCTGGATCCTGGTGCCGTTCACCGCGTCGGTGGCGGCGTCGCGGGTGGTGCTGGGGTTGCACTATCCCAGCGATGTGCTGGCGGCGACGGTGATCGGCTCGACCTTGGCGGGGATTTCGCTGTGGTTGGTGCCTGGGGTGTCGTTGTTCGGTTGA
- a CDS encoding glucan biosynthesis protein, whose protein sequence is MHRRELIKAGLGLPLAAWAATGAWPSWAVAAGPAQAFDADTVPALARALAARPYRAPASELPAGLAEVDYDRWRDIRFDPKQALWKNDGLPFQLQLFHRAFLFKQRVELNLVDAGRAAPVAYRSELFDFGKAPRPPADADLGFAGFRVHAPINRKDYFDEVCAFLGASYFRAVARDLLYGLSARGLALNTGVGDREEFPAFVSFWIERPAKNAKSIVVHALLDSPSTAGAMRFVVTPGVDTTFDTTLRLYPRVTLDRAGIAPLTSMYHFDDTDRRGVDDFRPAVHDSDGLALFNGAGEQIWRPLHNPANVQESAFQDRRPRAFGLMQRKRAFADYADSEAHYERRPSLWVEPTGDWGEGAVHLIEIPTGDEYHDNIVAFWRPRAPLAAGREHRFDYRLHWCAKHAWKPELATVSRTRIGAGANGARLIVLDFDGGRLPKLPAGAQARAVVWASAGQVTDATAHAIAGTGGWRLSFQLTPGDTRAIELRAVMEDASGALSETWLYRWTA, encoded by the coding sequence TTGCATCGACGCGAACTGATCAAGGCCGGACTGGGCCTGCCGCTGGCCGCCTGGGCCGCGACGGGCGCATGGCCGTCCTGGGCGGTCGCGGCCGGGCCGGCGCAGGCCTTCGACGCCGACACCGTGCCGGCGCTTGCGCGCGCGCTGGCGGCGCGTCCTTACCGCGCGCCGGCGAGCGAACTGCCGGCCGGATTGGCCGAGGTCGATTACGACCGCTGGCGCGACATCCGCTTCGATCCGAAGCAGGCGCTGTGGAAGAACGACGGCCTGCCGTTCCAGTTGCAGCTGTTCCACCGCGCGTTCCTGTTCAAGCAGCGGGTCGAACTGAACCTGGTCGACGCCGGCCGCGCCGCGCCGGTGGCTTACCGCAGCGAGTTGTTCGACTTCGGCAAGGCGCCGCGCCCGCCCGCGGACGCCGACCTGGGCTTCGCCGGCTTCCGCGTGCACGCGCCGATCAACCGCAAGGATTACTTCGACGAAGTCTGCGCCTTCCTCGGCGCCAGCTATTTCCGCGCCGTCGCGCGCGACCTGCTGTACGGCCTGTCGGCGCGCGGCCTGGCGCTCAACACCGGCGTCGGCGACCGCGAGGAGTTCCCCGCGTTCGTGTCGTTCTGGATCGAACGGCCGGCGAAGAACGCCAAATCGATCGTCGTGCACGCGCTGCTCGACAGCCCGAGCACCGCCGGCGCGATGCGTTTCGTCGTCACCCCGGGCGTCGACACCACCTTCGACACCACCCTGCGTTTGTACCCGCGGGTGACGCTGGACCGCGCCGGCATCGCGCCGCTGACCAGCATGTACCACTTCGACGACACCGACCGCCGCGGCGTCGACGACTTCCGCCCGGCCGTGCACGACTCCGACGGACTGGCCTTGTTCAACGGCGCCGGCGAACAGATCTGGCGGCCGCTGCACAACCCGGCCAATGTGCAGGAAAGCGCGTTCCAGGACCGTCGCCCACGCGCGTTCGGGCTGATGCAGCGCAAGCGCGCGTTCGCCGACTACGCCGACAGCGAAGCCCATTACGAGCGCCGCCCGAGCCTGTGGGTGGAGCCGACCGGCGACTGGGGCGAGGGCGCGGTGCACCTGATCGAGATCCCGACCGGCGACGAATACCACGACAACATCGTCGCGTTCTGGCGCCCGCGCGCGCCGCTGGCGGCCGGGCGCGAACACCGCTTCGACTACCGCCTGCACTGGTGCGCCAAGCATGCGTGGAAGCCGGAGCTGGCTACTGTCTCGCGCACGCGCATCGGCGCCGGCGCCAACGGCGCGCGCCTGATCGTGCTCGACTTCGACGGCGGCCGCCTGCCCAAACTGCCCGCCGGCGCCCAGGCGCGCGCGGTGGTCTGGGCTTCGGCCGGACAAGTAACCGACGCCACCGCGCACGCCATCGCCGGCACCGGCGGCTGGCGGCTTTCGTTCCAACTCACCCCCGGGGACACGCGCGCGATCGAGCTGCGCGCGGTCATGGAAGACGCTTCCGGTGCCCTTTCCGAAACCTGGCTTTATCGTTGGACTGCATGA
- the creD gene encoding cell envelope integrity protein CreD, with translation MRVWLKMLMVLGLTLAILVPLLMIGGVIDERQTYRAQAVATVARSYAGAQAFSGPALIVPYEDTWISEEKDDKGVVKRIAHREQGRWTYFPAKLEVSGEIVPRERTLGLYKVLVYEWQGKAQASFNANIPANPVAAPGTTVNGIARSIGKPWLSYAFADVRGLRDPKLRLDGVEAAIEDGQGARDGGGIHARLAAPAPATQLKAQTELEFTLGGTESLALVPLGKDNRFSLRSKWPHPNYGGSFPPSSDSIGADGFRADWRVSSVATNAQRQYTAGAVLPSVGLTESYEAAAGPEGAIGSEINAVQITLKDPVNVYSQAERATKYGLLFVLLTFVGFFMFELIKQLRIHPIQYGLVGLALAIFFLLLVSLSEHIDFGVSYLIASVACIGLLVFYLSAVLRSLVRALGFGAMLVTLYGALYGLLISEDNALVLGAGLLFLILAAIMVVTRKVDWYQLGASAPGKRAEPSPPPLPDAQ, from the coding sequence ATGCGGGTCTGGTTGAAGATGTTGATGGTGCTGGGGCTGACCCTGGCGATTCTGGTGCCGCTGCTGATGATCGGCGGGGTCATCGACGAGCGTCAGACCTACCGCGCCCAGGCGGTGGCGACGGTCGCGCGCAGCTACGCCGGCGCGCAGGCGTTCTCCGGCCCGGCGCTGATCGTGCCGTACGAGGACACCTGGATCAGCGAAGAAAAGGACGACAAGGGCGTGGTCAAGCGCATCGCCCATCGCGAGCAGGGCCGCTGGACCTACTTCCCGGCCAAGCTCGAAGTCTCCGGCGAGATCGTGCCGCGCGAACGCACGCTCGGCTTGTACAAGGTGCTGGTGTACGAATGGCAGGGCAAGGCCCAGGCCAGCTTCAACGCCAACATCCCGGCCAACCCGGTCGCCGCGCCCGGCACCACGGTCAACGGCATCGCCCGCAGCATCGGCAAGCCGTGGCTGAGCTACGCCTTCGCCGACGTGCGCGGCCTGCGCGATCCCAAGCTGCGTCTGGACGGCGTCGAGGCGGCGATCGAAGACGGCCAGGGCGCGCGCGACGGCGGCGGCATCCACGCCCGTCTGGCCGCGCCGGCGCCGGCGACTCAGCTGAAGGCGCAGACCGAACTGGAGTTCACCCTCGGCGGCACCGAATCGCTGGCGCTGGTGCCGCTGGGCAAGGACAACCGCTTCTCGCTGCGTTCCAAGTGGCCGCACCCGAACTACGGCGGCAGCTTTCCGCCGAGCTCGGACAGCATCGGCGCCGACGGCTTCCGCGCCGACTGGCGGGTGTCGTCGGTCGCCACCAACGCCCAGCGTCAGTACACCGCCGGCGCGGTGCTGCCGTCGGTCGGCCTGACCGAAAGCTATGAGGCCGCCGCGGGGCCGGAAGGCGCGATCGGCAGCGAGATCAACGCGGTCCAGATCACCCTCAAGGACCCGGTCAACGTCTACTCGCAGGCCGAACGCGCGACCAAGTACGGCCTGCTGTTCGTGTTGCTGACCTTCGTCGGCTTCTTCATGTTCGAACTGATCAAGCAACTGCGCATCCACCCGATCCAGTACGGCCTGGTCGGCCTGGCCCTGGCGATCTTCTTCCTGCTGCTGGTGAGCCTGAGCGAGCACATCGACTTCGGCGTGTCGTACCTGATCGCCAGCGTCGCCTGCATCGGTTTGCTGGTGTTCTATCTGAGCGCGGTGTTGCGCAGCCTGGTCCGCGCGCTCGGCTTCGGCGCGATGCTGGTGACGCTGTACGGCGCGCTGTACGGCCTGCTGATCTCCGAGGACAACGCCCTGGTGCTCGGCGCCGGCCTGCTGTTCCTGATCCTGGCCGCGATCATGGTCGTCACCCGCAAGGTCGACTGGTACCAGCTCGGCGCCAGCGCGCCCGGCAAGCGCGCCGAGCCGTCGCCGCCGCCGCTGCCGGACGCGCAGTGA
- a CDS encoding glycosyltransferase family 4 protein, which translates to MRYAIVTETYPPEINGVALTVHGLEQGLRARGHEVGVVRPRQDADGQGDGADHELLVRGLPLPRYPGLRFGLPCAARLRQAWSARKPDAIYVATEGPLGWSALKAARALAIPAATGFHTRFDEYMRDYGAPFLVGTALAWMRRFHNGADATLVPTRELAQFLRSSGFHDVVRLPRAVDTALFEPSRRDPALRGEWGANDSTLVAIYVGRIAPEKNLDLAVRAFRALQQRRPDARFVWVGDGPAREKLQRDHPDFVFCGVKRGETLAAHFASGDLFLFPSLSETFGNVTLEAMASGVPTVAFDYGAAHEHLRDGEHGAALPSGDEAGFIAAAARIAEDDALRARMARAGREAIGGLRPQQVAADFDAVLHGLADRSGMPLRLSQESRPDNKPEQEVV; encoded by the coding sequence ATGCGCTACGCGATCGTCACCGAGACCTATCCGCCGGAAATCAACGGCGTCGCCCTGACCGTCCACGGTCTGGAGCAGGGTCTGCGCGCGCGCGGCCACGAGGTCGGCGTGGTGCGCCCGCGCCAGGACGCCGACGGCCAGGGCGACGGCGCCGATCACGAACTGCTGGTGCGCGGCCTGCCGCTGCCGCGCTACCCCGGCCTGCGCTTCGGCCTGCCCTGCGCCGCGCGGCTGCGCCAGGCTTGGTCGGCGCGCAAGCCCGATGCGATCTACGTCGCCACCGAAGGCCCGCTGGGCTGGTCGGCGCTGAAGGCGGCGCGCGCGCTGGCGATTCCGGCCGCGACCGGCTTCCACACCCGCTTCGACGAATACATGCGCGACTACGGCGCGCCGTTCCTGGTCGGCACCGCGCTGGCGTGGATGCGCCGCTTCCACAACGGCGCCGACGCGACCCTGGTGCCGACGCGCGAGCTGGCGCAGTTCCTGCGCTCCAGCGGTTTCCACGACGTGGTGCGGCTGCCGCGCGCGGTCGACACCGCGCTGTTCGAACCCTCGCGCCGCGACCCGGCGCTGCGCGGCGAATGGGGCGCGAACGACAGCACCCTGGTCGCGATCTACGTCGGCCGGATCGCGCCGGAGAAGAATCTGGACCTGGCCGTGCGCGCGTTCCGCGCGCTGCAACAGCGCCGTCCCGACGCGCGCTTCGTCTGGGTCGGCGACGGCCCGGCGCGCGAGAAACTGCAGCGCGACCATCCCGACTTCGTGTTCTGCGGCGTGAAGCGCGGCGAGACCTTGGCCGCGCACTTCGCCAGCGGCGACCTGTTCCTGTTCCCCAGCCTCAGCGAAACCTTCGGCAACGTGACCCTGGAAGCGATGGCCAGCGGCGTGCCGACGGTGGCGTTCGACTACGGCGCCGCGCACGAACACCTGCGCGACGGCGAACACGGCGCGGCGCTGCCCAGCGGCGACGAGGCCGGCTTCATCGCCGCGGCCGCGCGCATCGCCGAAGACGACGCGCTGCGCGCGCGCATGGCCCGCGCCGGCCGCGAGGCGATCGGCGGCCTGCGCCCGCAGCAGGTCGCCGCCGATTTCGACGCGGTGCTGCACGGCCTGGCCGACCGCAGCGGCATGCCGCTGCGGCTGAGCCAAGAGTCCCGTCCCGACAACAAACCCGAGCAGGAGGTCGTATGA
- a CDS encoding GNAT family N-acetyltransferase gives MKKPMPTLRSYTGAEIAPYLNAIAALRIAVFREWPYLYDGDAAYEAKYLQVYRDSWRGVAVLAFDGERIVGASTGLPLIDEMPEIRAAFDGHLVQPEHVFYCGESVLLPEYRGRGVGHRFFDLREAHARAFGEYRWTTFCAVERDPGDPRRPAFHRGNEGFWKKRGYTHRPELVAKLAWNEVARGEREHSLSFWLRPLERAR, from the coding sequence ATGAAGAAACCGATGCCCACGCTGCGCAGCTACACCGGCGCCGAGATCGCGCCCTACCTGAACGCGATCGCCGCACTGCGCATCGCGGTGTTCCGCGAATGGCCTTACCTGTACGACGGCGACGCCGCCTACGAGGCCAAGTATCTGCAGGTGTACCGCGACTCGTGGCGCGGCGTGGCGGTGCTGGCCTTCGACGGCGAGCGCATCGTCGGCGCCTCCACCGGCCTGCCGCTGATCGACGAGATGCCCGAGATCCGCGCCGCCTTCGACGGCCATCTGGTCCAGCCCGAGCACGTGTTCTATTGCGGCGAGTCGGTGCTGCTGCCCGAGTACCGCGGCCGCGGCGTCGGCCACCGATTCTTCGACCTGCGCGAAGCGCATGCGCGCGCGTTCGGCGAATACCGCTGGACCACGTTCTGCGCGGTCGAACGCGACCCCGGCGATCCGCGCCGGCCGGCGTTCCACCGCGGCAACGAGGGGTTCTGGAAGAAGCGTGGCTACACCCACCGTCCGGAACTGGTGGCGAAGCTGGCCTGGAACGAGGTCGCCCGCGGCGAGCGCGAGCATTCCCTGAGTTTCTGGCTGCGGCCGCTGGAGCGCGCGCGATGA
- the mdoH gene encoding glucans biosynthesis glucosyltransferase MdoH has protein sequence MNATVAPPQRPAATAPYEALPSESPMAMPVQSLKAGSLSSNPLPTAPRGMALRRLYVIGGAALLTLVAAYHILRVLYVGGLSVLEGALLGLFLFLFAWIALAFTSSLAGFILILSRRRWRMGLKQGGELPELGQRTALLAPTYNEDPERLMAGLQAIYESVEATGKLDQFDFFILSDTTKEPIRQAEIRAFQALRERTGGHARIFYRRRKNNAERKAGNIAEWVRRFGGAYPQMLILDADSLMTGEVIVKLSGAMERHPDVALIQTLPMIVNGQTLFARMQQFAGRVYGPVIAYGIAWWHGAESNYWGHNAIIRTRAFADHAGLPELRGRKPFGGTVLSHDFVEAALMRRGGWALHMIPGLVGSYEEGPPSLTDMLVRDRRWCQGNLQHTAVLPAKGLHWISRMHLMIGIGHYFTAPMWAMLMLIGLIIPLDKLDYFSWQSIRLPGFSPSAYWRDQDPDRVLWVFIATMAVLLAPKFMAYLALLTDRETRRGCGGAIRAFFSMIFETLLAALMAPVTMYLQSRGVAEVLSGKDSGWESQRRDDGSLPLSGLIRSYGGLTLFGVLIGGMAYAISPPLAAWMSPVILGLIVSIPVVAFTSARGPGQFLRKIGIFRIPEEISPPPVLVRATQLRAEAAKRSSL, from the coding sequence ATGAACGCAACTGTCGCACCGCCGCAACGTCCCGCCGCCACCGCGCCTTACGAAGCGCTGCCGTCCGAATCGCCGATGGCGATGCCGGTGCAGTCGCTCAAGGCCGGCAGCCTGTCGTCCAACCCGCTGCCGACCGCGCCGCGCGGGATGGCCCTGCGCCGCCTGTACGTGATCGGCGGCGCCGCGCTGCTGACCCTGGTCGCGGCGTACCACATCCTGCGCGTGCTCTACGTCGGCGGGCTCAGCGTGCTCGAAGGCGCGCTGCTGGGGCTGTTCCTGTTCCTGTTCGCCTGGATCGCGCTGGCCTTCACCAGCTCGCTGGCCGGCTTCATCCTGATCCTGTCGCGCCGGCGCTGGCGCATGGGGCTGAAGCAGGGCGGCGAACTGCCGGAACTGGGCCAGCGCACCGCGCTGCTGGCGCCGACCTACAACGAAGATCCCGAGCGGCTGATGGCCGGCTTGCAGGCGATCTACGAATCGGTCGAAGCCACCGGCAAGCTCGACCAGTTCGACTTCTTCATCCTCAGCGACACCACCAAGGAACCGATCCGCCAGGCCGAGATCCGCGCGTTCCAGGCGCTGCGCGAACGCACCGGCGGCCATGCGCGGATCTTCTACCGCCGGCGCAAGAACAACGCCGAGCGCAAGGCCGGCAACATCGCCGAGTGGGTGCGCCGGTTCGGCGGCGCCTATCCGCAGATGCTGATCCTCGACGCCGACAGCCTGATGACCGGCGAGGTCATCGTGAAGCTGTCCGGGGCGATGGAACGGCATCCGGACGTGGCGCTGATCCAGACCCTGCCGATGATCGTCAACGGCCAGACCCTGTTCGCGCGCATGCAGCAGTTCGCCGGCCGCGTGTACGGGCCGGTGATCGCCTACGGCATCGCCTGGTGGCACGGCGCGGAGAGCAACTACTGGGGCCACAACGCGATCATCCGCACCCGCGCGTTCGCCGATCACGCCGGCCTGCCGGAACTGCGCGGACGCAAGCCGTTCGGCGGCACCGTGCTCAGCCACGACTTCGTCGAGGCCGCGCTGATGCGCCGCGGCGGCTGGGCTTTGCACATGATTCCGGGGCTGGTCGGCAGCTACGAGGAAGGCCCGCCGTCGCTGACCGACATGCTGGTGCGCGACCGCCGCTGGTGCCAGGGCAACCTGCAGCACACCGCGGTGCTGCCGGCCAAGGGCCTGCACTGGATCAGCCGCATGCATCTGATGATCGGCATCGGCCATTACTTCACCGCGCCGATGTGGGCGATGCTGATGCTGATCGGCCTGATCATCCCGCTCGACAAGCTCGATTACTTCAGCTGGCAGAGCATCCGCCTGCCGGGCTTCTCGCCGAGCGCTTACTGGCGCGACCAGGATCCCGACCGGGTGCTGTGGGTGTTCATCGCCACGATGGCGGTGCTGCTGGCGCCGAAGTTCATGGCCTATCTGGCGCTGCTGACCGACCGCGAGACCCGGCGCGGCTGCGGCGGCGCGATCCGCGCGTTCTTCAGCATGATCTTCGAAACCCTGCTGGCCGCGCTGATGGCGCCGGTGACCATGTACCTGCAATCGCGCGGCGTCGCCGAAGTGCTGTCGGGCAAGGACTCGGGCTGGGAATCGCAGCGCCGCGACGACGGCAGCCTGCCGCTGTCGGGGCTGATCCGCAGCTACGGCGGGCTGACCCTTTTCGGCGTGCTGATCGGCGGCATGGCCTACGCGATTTCGCCGCCGCTGGCGGCGTGGATGTCGCCGGTGATCCTCGGCCTGATCGTCTCGATCCCGGTGGTGGCCTTCACCTCCGCGCGCGGGCCGGGGCAGTTCCTGCGCAAGATCGGCATCTTCCGCATTCCCGAGGAGATCAGCCCGCCGCCGGTGCTGGTGCGGGCGACGCAGTTGCGCGCGGAGGCGGCGAAGCGGTCTTCGCTTTGA